A single region of the Acidobacteriota bacterium genome encodes:
- a CDS encoding FAD/NAD(P)-binding protein, with amino-acid sequence MRSGYTVAIIGGGASGIALAARIVEHLPAGLSTANLSIALFDARGCDGGNAYAPDAPSNLMNTTCGAIDRVFGGSFGILHWAEENPAKWRPYVERADLEAGAYIPRPVVGLYLSDLLDHARRQAADRGFCLDLIVDEVVDVSPPGDPDADYVVHSRSGGDCKARYVYLAVGHLERCRTEDYQHHARYRHNPYPIAGLVEEIPERASVGVIGTRLTAIDVALGLAAAGHSGSIHCVSRRGRLPAVRADRGKYRFKELEREDLRRRLLRETRSKLRLSDIAAMLGREIEHAEGRHLSLGGIVHDDRSPIDYYEREIALAAGKARPWQAVLYATNRNIDLLWHHLHEDDRQLLMSEWLNDWLTYRASIPRENAERVLAMMKSGQLTVQGGARKFEYDSEAGSFRIQLASGGPLQVEYLVSATGFANRIEQADSRLMKNLLSRGLVVPHRYGGVDCVFETGQVRPRAGAVAGESRIFALGPLTSGVYFFTTALEIIARQAAQRTHDLAFMLGVEWLDQPETEAWVDDFQAGRAGDAEGPGLRHGEGPDLLGHLLSSDQTEFIDFKQLRLLNDQIRDEDFETAVDRDPSAP; translated from the coding sequence ATGAGATCGGGGTACACGGTTGCCATCATCGGCGGTGGGGCGTCGGGGATTGCTCTGGCGGCCAGGATCGTCGAGCACCTTCCAGCCGGCCTGAGCACGGCCAACCTGTCCATCGCGCTGTTCGACGCCCGCGGCTGCGACGGCGGCAACGCCTACGCACCCGACGCGCCCAGCAACCTGATGAACACCACCTGCGGTGCGATCGATCGAGTCTTCGGCGGCAGCTTCGGGATTCTCCATTGGGCCGAGGAGAACCCAGCCAAATGGCGGCCCTACGTCGAGCGAGCGGACCTCGAGGCCGGCGCCTACATCCCCAGGCCGGTGGTGGGTCTGTACCTGTCGGACCTCCTCGACCATGCCCGACGACAGGCCGCCGATCGCGGGTTCTGCCTCGACCTGATCGTCGACGAGGTAGTCGATGTCTCGCCTCCCGGCGATCCCGACGCCGACTACGTCGTACACAGCCGCTCCGGCGGCGACTGCAAGGCCCGCTACGTCTACCTCGCGGTCGGGCACCTGGAACGATGCCGCACAGAGGACTACCAGCATCATGCCCGCTACCGCCACAACCCCTATCCGATTGCCGGCCTGGTCGAGGAGATTCCCGAGCGGGCATCCGTCGGCGTGATCGGAACCCGGCTCACCGCGATCGACGTGGCGCTCGGCCTCGCCGCCGCGGGGCATTCGGGGAGCATCCATTGCGTCTCCAGACGCGGACGTCTGCCGGCCGTACGGGCTGACCGGGGCAAGTACCGCTTCAAGGAACTCGAACGCGAGGATCTGCGGCGGCGACTTCTGCGCGAGACGCGGTCGAAACTCCGTCTCTCCGACATCGCCGCGATGCTCGGCAGGGAGATCGAGCACGCCGAGGGGCGCCACCTGTCTCTTGGCGGGATCGTCCACGACGATCGGTCGCCGATCGACTACTACGAGCGGGAAATCGCCCTGGCGGCCGGTAAGGCCAGACCCTGGCAGGCAGTGCTGTACGCGACGAACCGCAACATCGACCTTCTGTGGCATCACCTCCACGAAGACGACAGGCAGCTCCTGATGTCCGAGTGGCTGAACGACTGGCTGACCTATCGCGCGTCCATACCACGAGAAAACGCGGAGAGAGTGCTGGCGATGATGAAGTCCGGTCAACTGACGGTCCAGGGCGGGGCCCGGAAGTTCGAGTACGACTCCGAGGCCGGTTCGTTCCGCATCCAGCTGGCCTCCGGCGGCCCCCTGCAAGTGGAGTACCTGGTGTCCGCCACCGGCTTCGCCAACCGTATCGAGCAGGCGGACAGCCGGCTGATGAAGAACCTGCTGTCCAGGGGACTCGTCGTGCCCCATCGGTACGGCGGCGTCGACTGCGTCTTCGAGACGGGACAGGTTCGCCCGCGTGCCGGCGCGGTGGCGGGTGAATCGCGGATCTTCGCCTTGGGCCCGCTCACCAGCGGCGTGTACTTCTTCACGACCGCTCTCGAGATCATCGCCAGACAGGCGGCCCAGCGGACACACGACCTGGCGTTCATGCTGGGTGTGGAATGGCTCGATCAGCCGGAAACCGAGGCGTGGGTCGATGACTTCCAGGCCGGACGCGCCGGAGACGCCGAAGGTCCCGGTCTACGACATGGCGAAGGTCCGGACCTCCTCGGACATCTGCTGTCGAGCGATCAGACGGAGTTCATCGACTTCAAGCAACTCCGGCTTCTGAACGATCAGATCCGGGACGAGGACTTCGAGACGGCGGTCGACCGCGACCCGTCCGCTCCCTGA
- a CDS encoding long-chain-fatty-acid--CoA ligase gives MQRTPLLMSRLIERGARLAPDAEIVTATANGTRRQDLRETLLRAHRLAHAFRDAGVGVGDRVGVFMWNGSRHLEVYCALAGMGAVLLNLNVRLHGRDIAYIVNHAEPRLIVSDADLLVRLEPLADRLPTVEKVVVAVEEGGEGWSTSLPGAVDYEDFIAPWSGRFEWPRIDETAPLGLCYTSGTTGHPKGVQYEHRSQYLHTMAMCMTDAMSLSATDTVCGVVPMFHVMGWGLPWAALTLGCKQVMPHRFTRPERLVRLIAEEGVTLAAGVPTVWQDVRAVCVDRPGAFDLSRLSRIVSGGSAVPAALARWYWEALGVEMIQEWGMTETSPLVTFSRRVARPDSGRRATAAPEAYLAEVAKAGQALPGVEVEIFDPDFNRLPHDGRATGDVLVRGPWVCSEYYRSPRPEQFHDDWLITGDVGSIDRRECLVISDRSKDLVRSGGEWISSVDLENHILALDGVAQACVVAQPHPRWEQRPVALIVLDEGASVNRERVLTHCARRFAKWQLPDDVLVVDSIPLTSTGKMDKKTVRADLGAAGYRLPELR, from the coding sequence ATGCAACGCACTCCGCTGCTGATGTCGCGGCTGATCGAGCGTGGGGCCCGGCTCGCGCCGGACGCCGAGATCGTCACGGCAACAGCCAACGGCACGCGACGCCAGGACTTGCGCGAGACTCTGCTTCGGGCGCATCGACTCGCTCACGCCTTCCGGGATGCCGGCGTCGGCGTCGGTGACCGGGTCGGCGTCTTCATGTGGAACGGGTCGCGCCACCTTGAGGTTTACTGCGCACTCGCGGGAATGGGCGCGGTTCTGCTCAACCTGAACGTCCGTCTGCATGGCAGGGACATCGCCTACATCGTCAACCATGCCGAGCCTCGTCTGATCGTCTCGGACGCCGACCTGCTTGTGCGGCTCGAACCGCTGGCGGACCGCCTGCCCACGGTCGAAAAGGTCGTGGTCGCGGTCGAGGAAGGGGGCGAGGGCTGGTCGACGTCGCTCCCGGGCGCCGTCGATTACGAGGACTTCATCGCCCCGTGGTCCGGGCGCTTCGAGTGGCCGCGAATCGACGAAACCGCGCCGCTCGGCCTCTGCTACACGAGCGGTACGACCGGACATCCCAAGGGCGTGCAGTACGAGCACCGCTCGCAGTACCTGCACACCATGGCGATGTGCATGACGGACGCCATGAGCCTCTCCGCAACCGACACGGTTTGCGGCGTGGTGCCCATGTTCCACGTCATGGGCTGGGGCCTTCCCTGGGCCGCGCTGACACTTGGGTGCAAGCAGGTCATGCCGCATCGCTTCACGCGCCCCGAGCGGCTCGTCCGACTGATCGCGGAGGAGGGCGTCACTCTGGCCGCCGGCGTGCCAACCGTATGGCAGGACGTCCGCGCGGTCTGCGTGGATCGCCCCGGTGCGTTCGATCTGTCGAGGCTGTCGCGCATCGTCAGCGGCGGCTCCGCCGTGCCGGCGGCCCTCGCACGCTGGTACTGGGAGGCCCTGGGCGTCGAGATGATCCAGGAGTGGGGCATGACGGAGACGAGCCCGCTGGTCACGTTCTCCCGTCGTGTCGCGCGTCCCGACAGCGGCCGGCGCGCGACGGCGGCGCCTGAGGCGTACCTTGCGGAGGTGGCGAAGGCCGGCCAGGCGTTGCCCGGCGTGGAGGTGGAGATCTTCGACCCGGACTTCAATCGCCTGCCGCACGACGGCCGCGCGACCGGCGACGTTCTGGTCCGGGGACCCTGGGTGTGCTCGGAGTACTACCGGAGCCCGCGGCCGGAGCAGTTCCATGACGACTGGCTCATCACCGGCGATGTGGGCAGCATCGACCGCCGGGAGTGCCTGGTCATTTCGGATCGCTCGAAGGATCTCGTGAGGAGCGGCGGCGAGTGGATCTCCTCGGTTGATCTGGAGAACCACATCCTCGCGCTCGATGGCGTTGCCCAGGCATGCGTGGTCGCACAGCCGCATCCCCGTTGGGAGCAACGTCCGGTCGCGCTCATCGTTCTCGACGAAGGCGCCAGCGTCAACCGGGAACGGGTGCTCACGCACTGCGCCAGACGGTTTGCGAAGTGGCAACTGCCGGATGATGTCCTGGTCGTCGATTCGATTCCGCTCACGTCCACCGGGAAGATGGACAAGAAGACCGTGCGCGCCGACCTTGGCGCCGCGGGGTACCGGTTGCCGGAGCTCCGCTAG
- a CDS encoding enoyl-CoA hydratase — translation MTVAEMKTAPEPEFKVDVQDRVALLTFNRPKKLNALSAEITQGLQEEVPRLAADPDVGVIVLTGEGRAFCAGGDVSGMGQSSGAPSTLEERIDSLRRGQEAAWLVHSVPKVTIAMVNGFAMGAGLGLAASCDLRLASSSARFGTAYSKVGFGGDWGTTWQLTRLVGPAVAKELFFTADIIDAEEARRIGLVNRVYDADTFREEAMEFASRLAHGPLVSYRWMKENVNLAVNSDFRTILDREAISHIRCGQTDDHREGVTAFMEKRAPNFTGR, via the coding sequence ATGACCGTAGCCGAGATGAAGACCGCGCCTGAGCCCGAGTTCAAGGTCGACGTTCAGGATCGCGTCGCCCTGCTGACGTTCAACCGTCCGAAGAAGCTGAACGCGCTATCCGCCGAGATCACTCAGGGTCTCCAGGAAGAAGTGCCGCGCCTGGCGGCCGATCCCGACGTCGGCGTGATCGTTCTCACCGGCGAAGGCCGCGCCTTCTGCGCCGGCGGCGACGTTTCGGGAATGGGCCAGTCGAGCGGCGCCCCTTCGACCCTCGAGGAACGGATTGACAGCCTGCGGCGCGGCCAGGAGGCGGCCTGGCTCGTTCATTCGGTGCCCAAGGTGACGATCGCGATGGTGAACGGCTTCGCGATGGGCGCAGGCCTCGGTCTCGCGGCAAGTTGCGACCTGCGCCTGGCTTCCAGCTCGGCGAGGTTCGGCACCGCGTACTCGAAGGTCGGCTTCGGCGGCGACTGGGGAACGACCTGGCAACTGACCCGACTCGTGGGACCGGCGGTGGCCAAGGAACTGTTCTTCACCGCCGACATCATCGATGCCGAGGAGGCGCGGCGGATCGGGCTCGTCAACCGCGTCTACGACGCGGACACGTTCCGCGAGGAGGCGATGGAGTTCGCGTCGCGGCTCGCTCACGGTCCGCTGGTGAGCTACCGCTGGATGAAGGAGAACGTGAACCTGGCGGTCAACTCCGACTTCCGGACGATCCTCGACCGGGAAGCCATCTCGCACATCCGCTGCGGCCAGACCGACGATCACCGCGAAGGTGTGACCGCCTTCATGGAGAAGCGGGCGCCGAACTTCACGGGACGGTGA
- a CDS encoding MltA-interacting MipA family protein: MIRKSAILVLLPLLSLAAAPAAADAEYALDFASAYVWRGITFTDGAVWQPSVTASNDSGFAINVWGNLDLDDANDMSAEFNEIDLTASYGFGTDAVSAEVGFIEYLFPNTEFAGTREVYLTLGWDITASPSLSVYYDIDEVKDFYANFGISFGGDVSDAMAWSVDVSAGWAGDDFATAYGGVSGGMYDGNVTFGLSGGAWSAFVSYVDALDDDALPEQPVDFLAGIGFSF, from the coding sequence ATGATCCGAAAGTCAGCGATTCTCGTCCTTCTTCCTCTGCTCAGCCTCGCCGCCGCTCCGGCAGCGGCCGACGCAGAGTACGCCCTGGACTTCGCGTCGGCCTATGTCTGGCGCGGAATCACGTTCACTGACGGCGCCGTGTGGCAGCCCTCCGTCACCGCCTCGAACGACAGCGGCTTCGCCATCAACGTCTGGGGCAACCTGGACCTCGACGACGCCAACGACATGAGCGCCGAGTTCAACGAGATCGACCTCACGGCCTCCTACGGCTTCGGCACGGACGCCGTCTCGGCCGAGGTCGGCTTCATCGAGTACCTGTTCCCGAACACGGAGTTCGCCGGCACCCGCGAGGTCTACCTCACGCTCGGCTGGGACATCACCGCCTCTCCCAGCCTCTCCGTCTACTACGACATCGACGAGGTCAAGGACTTCTACGCCAACTTCGGCATCTCGTTCGGCGGCGACGTGAGCGACGCCATGGCCTGGAGCGTCGACGTCTCGGCTGGCTGGGCCGGCGACGACTTCGCCACCGCCTACGGCGGCGTTTCCGGTGGCATGTACGACGGCAACGTCACGTTCGGCCTCTCCGGCGGTGCCTGGTCGGCGTTCGTCAGCTACGTCGACGCCCTGGACGACGACGCGCTGCCCGAGCAGCCGGTCGACTTCCTTGCCGGCATCGGGTTCTCGTTCTAG
- a CDS encoding glycine--tRNA ligase → MERIVALAKRRGFVFPASEIYGGINGFWDYGPLGVQLKNNLRDAWWHDMVECPPLGPDGTPLSIVGIDSSIIQNPRAWEASGHVGGFSDPMVDCRETKARFRADHLHVLRPKRELDPPAYFAHLEGEPEPALRTARKAMRGRPKEDDFESMPLAELDDAERAHVWAPGASEAGTLTEARDFNLMFKTFVGAASGEENTAYLRPETAQGIFLNYKGVLDTSRVRLPFGIAQIGKAFRNEVTPRNYTFRTREFEQMEMEFFCHPSEARLWFEYWTKQRMEWWSDLGLAGDRLRLRRHEASELAHYAQTGEGTFDVEYRYPFTEPDYGELEGIAHRGSFDLEQHQQWSGVKHETFDQQTRERFVPHVIEPAAGLTRGVLALLCEAYTVDESRPSSEIMRFPHRLAPIHAGVFPLVNKGGMPEVAESLYLELRRYYRIQYDAKQSIGKRYARMDEAGTPCCFTVDGQTLDDQTVTVRDRDTGTQERIAVDAVSRYLHDRP, encoded by the coding sequence ATGGAACGGATCGTGGCGCTGGCGAAGCGCCGCGGATTCGTGTTCCCGGCCTCCGAGATCTACGGCGGCATCAACGGCTTCTGGGACTACGGGCCGCTCGGCGTCCAGCTCAAGAACAACCTGCGCGACGCCTGGTGGCATGACATGGTCGAGTGCCCGCCGCTCGGCCCGGACGGCACGCCGCTCTCGATTGTCGGCATCGACTCGTCGATCATCCAGAACCCCCGGGCCTGGGAGGCGAGCGGTCACGTCGGCGGCTTCTCCGACCCGATGGTCGACTGCCGCGAGACGAAGGCGCGCTTCCGGGCGGACCACCTGCACGTGCTGCGGCCGAAGCGCGAGCTCGACCCGCCTGCGTACTTCGCCCACCTCGAGGGCGAACCGGAACCTGCCCTCAGAACCGCCCGCAAGGCGATGCGCGGCCGGCCCAAGGAGGACGACTTCGAATCGATGCCCCTGGCCGAACTCGACGACGCCGAACGTGCCCACGTCTGGGCCCCCGGCGCCTCGGAGGCGGGCACCCTGACCGAGGCGCGCGACTTCAACCTGATGTTCAAGACGTTCGTCGGCGCCGCCTCCGGCGAGGAGAACACCGCCTACCTGCGCCCCGAGACCGCCCAGGGCATCTTCCTCAACTACAAAGGCGTGCTGGACACATCGCGGGTCCGGCTGCCGTTCGGCATCGCGCAGATCGGCAAGGCCTTTCGCAACGAGGTCACGCCCAGGAACTACACCTTCCGTACCCGCGAGTTCGAGCAGATGGAGATGGAGTTCTTCTGCCATCCGTCCGAGGCCAGGCTCTGGTTCGAGTACTGGACGAAGCAGCGGATGGAGTGGTGGAGCGATCTCGGTCTGGCCGGCGACCGCCTGCGCCTGCGCCGCCACGAGGCGTCCGAACTCGCCCACTACGCCCAGACCGGCGAGGGCACCTTCGACGTCGAGTACCGGTACCCGTTCACCGAGCCGGACTACGGCGAACTCGAGGGGATCGCCCATCGCGGGAGCTTCGACCTCGAACAGCACCAGCAGTGGAGCGGTGTCAAGCACGAGACCTTCGACCAGCAGACACGGGAACGCTTCGTGCCGCACGTGATCGAACCCGCGGCCGGTCTCACCCGCGGGGTGCTCGCGCTGCTCTGTGAGGCGTACACCGTCGACGAGAGCCGGCCGTCGTCGGAGATCATGCGCTTCCCGCATCGCCTCGCACCAATTCACGCCGGCGTCTTCCCGCTGGTCAACAAGGGTGGAATGCCCGAGGTCGCGGAGTCGCTCTACCTCGAACTCCGCCGCTACTACCGCATTCAGTACGACGCCAAGCAGTCGATCGGCAAGCGCTACGCACGAATGGACGAAGCCGGCACTCCCTGTTGCTTCACCGTCGACGGCCAGACCCTGGACGATCAGACGGTGACCGTGCGCGACCGCGATACCGGTACCCAGGAGCGGATCGCAGTCGACGCCGTATCACGGTACCTGCACGACCGTCCCTGA
- a CDS encoding PDZ domain-containing protein — MITSSFRAPAFPYRLTLVTTLAAVLAAGSGVVASAQESEEKKRSVRVMVLGDGQVEVVEDGEEARALAVKLAASAQEKAQVFRELADGVRPTLALHWGGAYLGVELVNLNEPLRAHFGVPEGSGVMISNVVDDSPAARAGVQVGDILTRFDGEDVTSSRKLTTMVRKAEAGAPADLEIWRDGKVETLSTTLDERPRPELKANYFSFLRGSEDFDGDGEIDVFVSPENVHEKIQEYFNGDEWKERHEHMQRFLHERRPDMKALEDRLATLKEQLEALERRLEEKGLAEEN; from the coding sequence ATGATCACGAGCAGTTTTCGCGCCCCCGCCTTCCCCTACCGACTCACTCTCGTCACGACCCTGGCCGCGGTCCTGGCGGCAGGTTCGGGCGTCGTAGCCTCCGCACAGGAATCCGAAGAGAAGAAGCGTTCCGTCCGGGTCATGGTGCTCGGGGATGGGCAAGTCGAGGTCGTTGAGGATGGCGAGGAAGCCCGCGCGCTGGCGGTGAAGCTCGCCGCTTCGGCCCAGGAGAAGGCCCAGGTGTTCCGGGAGCTGGCCGATGGAGTCCGCCCGACACTCGCCCTGCATTGGGGCGGCGCGTATCTCGGTGTCGAACTCGTCAACCTGAACGAGCCGCTCCGAGCTCACTTTGGCGTGCCCGAGGGCAGCGGAGTCATGATCTCGAACGTCGTCGACGACAGCCCGGCAGCGCGTGCCGGCGTCCAGGTCGGCGACATCCTCACTCGCTTCGACGGCGAGGACGTAACGAGTTCACGGAAGCTGACGACCATGGTGCGGAAGGCGGAGGCCGGAGCTCCGGCTGACCTCGAGATCTGGCGCGACGGCAAGGTCGAGACGCTCAGCACCACTCTCGACGAACGGCCCCGACCCGAACTCAAGGCCAACTACTTCTCCTTCCTCCGCGGGAGCGAAGACTTCGACGGCGACGGCGAGATCGACGTGTTCGTCAGCCCCGAGAACGTGCACGAGAAGATCCAGGAGTACTTCAACGGCGATGAGTGGAAGGAGCGCCACGAGCACATGCAGCGCTTCCTCCACGAGCGACGCCCCGACATGAAGGCGTTGGAGGATCGCCTGGCGACCCTGAAGGAGCAGCTGGAAGCTCTGGAACGCCGCCTGGAAGAGAAGGGTCTCGCCGAAGAGAACTAA
- a CDS encoding sigma 54-interacting transcriptional regulator has translation MNSREPRELELLYRLSQTLGESLELRDVTRPALETLAEHLNLKHGTITLLNRKTGEIRIEVAHGLSGEQIAEARYRLGEGVTGQVIETGEARVIPKTSESETFLDRTRRGKSAEVSFLCVPIRTGNETYGALSVDRTYDPDHDLNADVRLLLIAGSLIAQAVKLRRTAEEEREQLEEENERLRAQLRDRFRPANIVGNSHEMQEVYDQIATVSSSNTSVLITGDTGTGKELVAQAIHYNSARSDRPFVKVHCAALPDGVIESELFGHERGAFTGAIQQRKGRFELAHTGTIFLDEVGDVPLLIQIKMLRVLQEREFERVGGTRTLRADVRIIAATNKDLSAMTVNGAFREDLFYRLNVFPIHVPPLRKRKSDIVQLADFFLERYARVNGGNVRRLSSAVIDMLMSYHWPGNVRELESCIERAVLVAKDDVVHPHHLPPTLQTAESSGTEPPGSFRYLVENYERDLLRDALKSSRGNIAAASRKLRTTPRITGYKIKKYGIDPNRYAG, from the coding sequence GTGAACTCACGCGAACCCAGGGAACTCGAGCTCCTCTACCGGCTAAGCCAGACCCTTGGCGAGAGCCTCGAACTGCGCGACGTCACCCGGCCCGCGCTCGAGACCCTGGCCGAGCACCTGAACCTGAAGCACGGCACGATCACGCTGCTCAACCGGAAGACCGGCGAGATCCGGATCGAGGTCGCGCACGGACTGAGCGGCGAACAGATCGCGGAAGCCCGCTACCGCCTCGGCGAGGGCGTGACCGGCCAGGTGATCGAGACGGGCGAGGCCCGGGTGATCCCGAAGACGAGCGAGTCCGAAACGTTCCTCGATCGCACCCGGCGCGGCAAGAGCGCGGAAGTCTCCTTTCTCTGCGTGCCCATCCGCACAGGCAACGAGACCTACGGCGCACTGAGCGTCGACCGGACCTACGACCCGGACCATGACCTGAACGCGGACGTCCGGCTGCTTCTGATCGCCGGCTCGCTGATCGCCCAGGCGGTCAAGCTCCGCCGCACCGCCGAGGAGGAGAGGGAGCAGCTGGAGGAGGAGAACGAGCGTCTGCGAGCCCAGCTCCGCGACCGCTTCCGGCCCGCGAACATCGTCGGCAACTCGCACGAAATGCAGGAGGTCTACGACCAGATCGCCACGGTCTCGAGCAGCAACACGAGCGTCCTGATCACGGGCGACACCGGCACCGGCAAGGAACTCGTGGCCCAGGCGATCCACTACAACAGCGCCCGTTCGGACCGGCCCTTCGTCAAGGTCCACTGCGCCGCGCTTCCCGATGGCGTGATCGAGAGCGAGCTGTTCGGGCACGAGCGCGGCGCCTTCACCGGCGCGATCCAGCAGCGGAAGGGCCGCTTCGAACTCGCCCACACCGGCACGATCTTCCTCGACGAAGTCGGAGACGTGCCGCTCCTGATCCAGATCAAGATGCTGCGGGTGCTGCAGGAACGCGAGTTCGAGCGGGTCGGCGGCACGCGGACGCTGCGGGCGGACGTGCGGATCATCGCCGCCACGAACAAGGATCTGTCCGCGATGACCGTGAACGGCGCGTTCCGCGAGGACCTGTTCTACCGCCTGAACGTCTTCCCCATCCATGTGCCGCCGCTGCGAAAGCGCAAGTCGGACATCGTCCAACTGGCCGACTTCTTTCTGGAGCGCTACGCGCGCGTGAACGGCGGCAACGTGCGACGGCTGTCGAGCGCCGTGATCGACATGCTGATGAGCTATCACTGGCCCGGCAACGTGCGGGAACTCGAGAGTTGCATCGAACGCGCGGTCCTCGTGGCGAAGGACGACGTCGTCCATCCACACCACCTGCCGCCCACGCTTCAGACAGCCGAGAGTTCCGGCACCGAGCCGCCGGGGAGTTTCCGCTACCTGGTCGAAAACTACGAACGGGACCTGCTGCGCGATGCACTGAAGAGTTCCCGCGGCAACATCGCCGCGGCGTCCCGCAAGCTGCGCACGACGCCGCGCATCACCGGCTACAAGATCAAGAAGTACGGCATCGACCCGAACCGTTACGCCGGTTAG
- a CDS encoding sigma-70 family RNA polymerase sigma factor → MPVAVLRPDPLAAPRKPRSTAVQMTARADAVTADRALDDGALMARVKQGDQQAFADLVDRYRHPLVNYLTQMTRSRERAEDLAQDAFVRVYRSAGRYRERGQFQAFLFRIATNQLRSEARRAARWRNLLPSLAAEHRLRAPAPSPQSTALGAEAVDAVTMALRRLPLHYRAAVVLREIEGWPYARIAETLGCREGTVKSRVHRGKDLLRDDLSGYWNGERK, encoded by the coding sequence ATGCCGGTGGCCGTGCTCAGGCCCGACCCGCTGGCGGCGCCGAGGAAGCCCCGAAGCACCGCAGTGCAGATGACCGCCAGGGCGGACGCGGTCACGGCGGACCGCGCCCTGGACGACGGAGCGCTCATGGCCCGCGTGAAGCAGGGCGATCAGCAGGCCTTCGCCGACCTGGTCGACCGCTACAGGCACCCCCTCGTGAACTACCTGACCCAGATGACCCGCAGCCGCGAACGCGCCGAGGACCTAGCGCAGGACGCGTTCGTGCGCGTCTACCGCTCGGCGGGCCGCTACCGCGAACGGGGCCAGTTCCAGGCGTTCCTGTTCCGGATCGCGACGAACCAGCTACGGAGCGAAGCGCGTCGCGCCGCCCGCTGGCGGAACCTTCTGCCGTCCCTCGCGGCCGAACACCGACTGCGGGCGCCGGCGCCTTCGCCCCAGAGCACGGCCCTGGGCGCCGAAGCGGTGGACGCCGTGACCATGGCGCTGCGCCGGCTGCCTCTTCACTACCGGGCAGCCGTCGTGCTGCGAGAGATCGAAGGCTGGCCCTATGCCCGCATCGCCGAGACGCTCGGCTGCCGCGAAGGAACGGTCAAGTCGCGGGTGCACCGCGGCAAGGACCTTCTCCGAGACGACCTGAGCGGCTACTGGAACGGAGAACGGAAATGA
- a CDS encoding aminotransferase class III-fold pyridoxal phosphate-dependent enzyme, which produces MATAPATVPETQPLSRPLRPEGDWRHVFSYHPMDVEIERAEGVFIYDREGNRYFDASGGPMAVNLPHNHPRMKRAIAAQLEEYAYTHPSLASPKRAEFCRLLAEITPADLDHTYLVSGGSEAVETAIKLARQAQIALGNPTKYKIVSHRDSYHGMTLATLGVSHNPASQSRFEPMLPKWPGIRQYSDFDRPEGMSREEWGVQCANALETAIHYAGPKTVAAFLATPHGCGADYACVPPDSYWRTIREICDRHGVLIIADEVVTGFGRTGKWFAMDHFSVDPDIMTMAKGITSCYVPFGAVSVSRRLNEPFEKGYSFVHGFTFGGHPLGCAAACEAINIIRDERLIENCNEQSPRLFSYRDELLTHPTVADVRGWGLMMAIELVADKETMAFFDKSVDAQTLFQSLALKNGLAMYSSLYGAARHPAMARGLPIWVAPPLSINADEVDEMMGRLLTMLSEWEDAVL; this is translated from the coding sequence ATGGCCACCGCGCCCGCAACCGTGCCAGAAACGCAACCGCTGTCTCGCCCCCTCCGCCCCGAAGGCGACTGGCGTCACGTCTTCTCGTACCACCCGATGGACGTGGAGATCGAGCGCGCCGAAGGCGTGTTCATCTACGACCGGGAAGGCAACCGCTACTTCGACGCCTCGGGTGGGCCGATGGCGGTCAACCTGCCTCACAACCACCCCAGGATGAAGCGCGCGATTGCGGCGCAGCTCGAGGAGTACGCCTACACCCATCCCTCTCTCGCCAGCCCGAAACGGGCCGAGTTCTGCCGGCTGCTCGCCGAGATCACGCCGGCCGACCTCGACCACACCTACCTCGTTTCGGGCGGTTCCGAGGCCGTCGAGACCGCGATCAAGCTGGCCCGCCAGGCGCAGATCGCGCTGGGCAATCCGACGAAGTACAAGATCGTCAGCCACCGGGACTCGTACCACGGCATGACGCTGGCCACGCTGGGCGTGTCGCACAACCCCGCCAGCCAGTCGCGGTTCGAGCCGATGTTGCCGAAGTGGCCGGGCATCCGGCAGTACTCGGACTTCGATCGGCCGGAGGGGATGAGCCGCGAAGAGTGGGGCGTTCAGTGCGCCAATGCGCTGGAGACCGCGATTCACTACGCCGGCCCGAAGACCGTGGCCGCCTTCCTGGCGACGCCCCACGGGTGCGGCGCGGACTACGCCTGTGTGCCACCGGACAGCTACTGGCGCACGATCCGGGAGATCTGCGACCGCCACGGGGTGCTGATCATCGCCGACGAGGTCGTCACCGGATTCGGCCGCACCGGGAAGTGGTTCGCCATGGACCACTTCAGCGTCGATCCCGACATCATGACGATGGCCAAGGGCATCACGAGCTGCTACGTGCCGTTCGGCGCGGTGTCGGTGTCTCGCAGGCTCAACGAACCCTTCGAGAAGGGCTACTCCTTCGTGCATGGCTTCACGTTCGGCGGTCACCCTCTGGGCTGCGCGGCGGCCTGCGAGGCCATCAACATCATCCGGGACGAGAGGCTGATCGAGAACTGCAACGAGCAGAGCCCGCGGCTCTTCTCCTACCGCGACGAACTGCTAACTCATCCGACCGTCGCGGACGTGCGGGGCTGGGGTCTGATGATGGCGATCGAACTCGTCGCCGACAAGGAGACGATGGCCTTCTTCGACAAGAGCGTCGATGCCCAGACCCTCTTCCAGTCCCTGGCGCTGAAGAATGGTCTGGCGATGTACAGCTCGCTCTACGGCGCCGCCCGCCATCCCGCGATGGCCCGCGGCCTGCCGATCTGGGTGGCGCCGCCTCTCTCCATCAACGCCGACGAGGTCGACGAGATGATGGGCCGGTTGCTGACGATGCTCTCCGAGTGGGAGGACGCGGTCCTGTAG